One region of Carya illinoinensis cultivar Pawnee chromosome 8, C.illinoinensisPawnee_v1, whole genome shotgun sequence genomic DNA includes:
- the LOC122318681 gene encoding pentatricopeptide repeat-containing protein At3g48810-like: protein MSYGKVMVPKNDRFKFLQLPKKSSRGRKGDNFSGRGKGRLVTVGSWRGDLNTMAKLVDVHNSQQQPTENSNQDSKQKYSQRKQASVGRVLASFCAKNGIALKPQCLGIPHPITIQRSFCDKPPNPNPLLAILLKEPSSRIKVVLDSEDSSALNSFGYSWEALLTSLGSLSPQKAKLVLEWRLEKMLKDNVRDHDSFSELMSLCGKVQSLPLAMRVFTSMEAHGVKPTSSVFNSLIHACLSSGNLLTAQSLFEMMERSEGYKPNSETYDAFIFVFSKWGNAAAMQAWYSAKKAAGFSADIQTYESLISGFVKGRNYDGADKLFEEMKVSGIMPNIAILDNMLEVLCKRRSFGQVKEFINFVLDGEREISSRMAERLMKFYVEVGTVDDMEELLVTLMNANQISEILSRVHSAIIGMYAMQDRLGDVEHSVDRMLKLDLSFNSPDDVEKVICSYFRRAAYDRLDVFLERIKGYYVPRRSTYDLLIAGYRRAGLSEKLDIVIKHMKSTGLS from the exons ATGTCATATGGCAAAGTTATGGTTCCCAAAAATGATCGGTTCAAGTTTTTGCAACTCCCAAAAAAGTCATCAAGGGGAAGAAAAGGAGATAATTTTTCAGGTAGAGGAAAGGGTAGGCTTGTGACTGTTGGCAGTTGGAGAGGAGACTTGAATACAATGGCGAAGCTGGTGGATGTGCATAACTCTCAG CAACAACCCACAGAAAACTCGAATCAAGATTCAAAACAAAAGTATTCACAGAGAAAACAGGCCTCAGTTGGTAGGGTTTTAGCATCTTTCTGTGCGAAAAATGGTATAGCTTTGAAGCCTCAATGTCTGGGAATCCCACATCCTATAACAATCCAACGTTCATTCTGCGACAAACCGCCGAATCCCAATCCTCTTCTGGCGATATTGCTTAAGGAACCAAGTTCCCGAATTAAAGTTGTATTAGATTCAGAGGACTCTTCTGCCCTCAATAGCTTCGGGTATTCCTGGGAAGCACTCCTCACTTCTCTCGGGTCTTTGTCTCCTCAGAAGGCCAAGCTG GTTTTGGAGTGGAGATTAGAGAAAATGCTGAAGGATAATGTGAGAGACCATGATTCCTTCTCTGAGTTGATGTCCCTCTGTGGAAAAGTTCAGAGTCTCCCTCTTGCCATGCGTGTCTTTACTTCTATGGAGGCTCATGGAGTGAAGCCAACTTCTTCTGTCTTCAATTCGCTTATACATGCTTGCTTGTCTTCGGGTAATTTATTGACAGCCCAGAGCTTATTTGAGATGATGGAGAGATCAGAGGGCTACAAGCCTAATTCTGAAACTTACGATGCTTTCATATTCGTGTTTTCAAAATGGGGAAATGCTGCTGCAATGCAAGCTTGGTACTCTGCCAAAAAAGCTGCCGGGTTCTCTGCTGATATTCAAACCTATGAATCTTTGATTTCGGGTTTTGTTAAAGGAAGGAATTACGATGGTGCtgataaattatttgaagaaatgaaGGTGTCCGGAATAATGCCCAACATAGCCATATTGGATAATATGCTCGAAGTGCTTTGCAAGCGGAGAAGTTTTGGTCAAGTGAAAGAGTTCATTAACTTTGTGCTTGATGGTGAGCGGGAAATTAGTAGCCGAATGGCTGAGAGACTTATGAAGTTTTATGTCGAAGTGGGGACCGTGGACGATATGGAGGAGCTCCTTGTAACTTTGATGAATGCCAATCAAATTTCCGAGATTTTGTCACGGGTACACAGTGCGATCATAGGGATGTATGCAATGCAAGATAGATTGGGCGATGTAGAACATTCTGTTGATAGGATGTTAAAACTGGACTTATCATTCAACAGTCCTGATGATGTTGAGAAGGTAATTTGTTCTTACTTCAGGAGGGCAGCTTATGACCGGCTAGACGTATTTTTGGAACGTATAAAAGGTTATTATGTGCCCAGAAGGTCGACTTACGATTTGTTGATAGCTGGTTATCGAAGAGCAGGTTTATCAGAAAAATTAGATATTGTGATCAAGCATATGAAATCAACTGGATTGTCATAG